A section of the Amycolatopsis sp. AA4 genome encodes:
- a CDS encoding helix-turn-helix domain-containing protein, which translates to MQDVEVIEDPAVAAAALDPVRARLLAALTEPASAAALAARVGLTRQKVNYHLRALESHGLVEPAGTRQWGGLTERLFAATASAYLVSPAALGAAGSASVKPDRLSVSYLLAVAGRTLREVAGLARRAARAGKPLSTLTLDTEIAFASARDRSAFTDELTTLVTDLVSRYHNESAPDARLHRLVVTAHPKPAE; encoded by the coding sequence ATGCAGGACGTCGAAGTGATCGAGGACCCCGCCGTCGCGGCGGCCGCGCTGGACCCGGTGCGCGCCCGCCTGCTGGCCGCGCTGACCGAACCGGCGTCCGCCGCGGCGCTGGCCGCCCGAGTGGGCCTGACCAGGCAAAAGGTCAACTACCATCTGCGCGCGCTCGAATCGCACGGCCTCGTCGAACCCGCCGGAACCCGCCAGTGGGGCGGCCTCACCGAACGGCTTTTCGCCGCCACCGCCAGCGCCTACCTGGTCTCCCCCGCCGCCCTCGGCGCCGCCGGTTCCGCCAGCGTGAAGCCGGACCGCCTGTCGGTGAGCTACCTGCTCGCCGTCGCCGGCCGCACCCTCCGCGAGGTCGCCGGCCTGGCCCGACGCGCGGCCCGTGCGGGAAAACCTCTCTCGACGCTGACCCTGGACACGGAAATCGCCTTCGCCTCCGCCCGCGACCGTTCCGCGTTCACCGACGAGCTGACCACCCTCGTGACCGACCTGGTGTCCCGCTACCACAACGAATCCGCCCCCGACGCCCGCCTGCACCGCCTCGTCGTCACCGCGCACCCCAAGCCTGCGGAGTAG